The Phytohabitans rumicis DNA segment TAGTTCGCGATGAAGAACCCACCCCAACGGCCGCCATGCCACAGGCAGCACGCGGCCAGGAGTTCGCGGTAGCCCGGGGTCGAGAACAACGGCGCCCACGGCCGACTCCCGGCCGGAACAGTGGCCGTGCCAACTGCACCCTCAGCCGTCACGCGCTTGGCCGCTCCGTGCTCTTCGGCGGTGCTTCGATGGCAATGATCGATGGGGTCGAGCCACGTGAGCTCTCGCGAAATACAGCGGTTACATCGGTTGCCCGCAGGAGAAACATGGGTCGGATTGTATACAGAACGAGATCCTCTGGCGAGGGAGGAGAACATGAACGTCATCGTTGTGGTCGGCAATCCGAAGCCGGCGTCGCGGACCCGCGCCGCCGCCGAACTGGTGGCGGAGCGGCTCACGGGCTCGGCGCCGCAGGCGGTGATCGACGTAGTGGACCTCGGTGCCGGGTTGCTCGGCTGGGGCGATGCCGCAGTCGCGCAGGCCAAAAAGGCGGTCCTGGCGGCCGACGTGCTCATCGTGGCTTCCCCGACCTTCAAGGGGACCTACAGCGGCCTGCTGAAGCTCTTCCTCGATCAGTTCGGCCAAGGAGAGCTCGGCCAGATCACGACCTTCGCGCTGATGCTCGGCGCCGCTCCTCAGCATGCGCTCGCCCCGGAACTGACCCTGCGTCCGGTGCTGGTCGAGAT contains these protein-coding regions:
- a CDS encoding NADPH-dependent FMN reductase; the protein is MNVIVVVGNPKPASRTRAAAELVAERLTGSAPQAVIDVVDLGAGLLGWGDAAVAQAKKAVLAADVLIVASPTFKGTYSGLLKLFLDQFGQGELGQITTFALMLGAAPQHALAPELTLRPVLVEIGASCPAPSLYLLDSSYAESRELDAWLAVAAKHLERIGDDRD